The Aggregatilinea lenta genome includes a region encoding these proteins:
- the vanR gene encoding VanR-ABDEGLN family response regulator transcription factor, with protein sequence MAINILVVDDEENIADLIEVYLKNENYNILKFYNGHDALQCIENENIDLAILDVMLPDINGFSICQQIREKHNFPVIMLTAKDEEVDKITGLTLGADDYITKPFRPLEMVARVKAQLRRFTEYNATESMQVENTIAFSGLVLDKAKHECMLNEKPLSLTPIEFSILWVLASNRGRVVSSEELFQEVWGEKYFTNNNNTVMVHIRHLREKMHDNAARPKYIKTVWGVGYKIEE encoded by the coding sequence ATGGCAATAAACATTTTAGTGGTAGATGATGAGGAAAACATCGCAGATTTAATTGAAGTATATCTAAAAAATGAAAATTACAATATTTTAAAGTTTTATAACGGGCATGATGCTTTGCAATGCATTGAAAATGAGAATATAGACCTCGCAATATTGGATGTTATGCTTCCCGATATAAATGGTTTTTCAATTTGCCAACAGATTAGAGAAAAACACAATTTTCCCGTAATTATGCTGACAGCAAAGGATGAAGAAGTCGACAAAATTACTGGCCTTACGTTAGGAGCTGATGATTACATTACCAAGCCCTTTAGGCCTCTTGAAATGGTGGCACGAGTAAAGGCGCAGCTACGAAGATTTACAGAATATAATGCTACAGAATCTATGCAAGTAGAAAATACCATAGCGTTTTCCGGCTTGGTGCTAGATAAGGCAAAGCACGAATGTATGTTGAACGAAAAGCCGCTTTCCCTTACACCCATAGAATTCTCTATTCTGTGGGTTTTAGCGTCTAACCGGGGACGCGTAGTTAGTTCGGAAGAACTGTTTCAGGAGGTGTGGGGTGAAAAATATTTCACCAATAACAATAATACTGTAATGGTTCATATCCGGCACTTAAGGGAAAAAATGCACGACAACGCCGCACGGCCTAAGTATATCAAAACAGTATGGGGGGTTGGCTATAAAATTGAAGAATAG
- a CDS encoding sensor histidine kinase produces the protein MAIKLKNSKKGNYTNLKRELFFRLLLITVAATVTVFLLRSILRGQIADRIVEFLINAFHFGDRDALTIYQLVIRNNMDMVVFAVILIFLVILFRFYVSWFTKYFDEISAGMDHLVEESEEDISLSPAMDFMENRLNTLKKRLEKRTKDAQEAERRKNDLVVYLAHDIKTPLTSVIGYLSLLDEAPDMPPEQKAKYVGITLEKAYALEQLIDEFFEITRFNLQSIVLSKGKINLSFMLQQISDEFYPMLTPQGKKTLVDAPAGLFLCGDADKLSRVFNNILKNAMAYSYRDSTIYIKAERKTENMIITFTNDGDPIPAEKLETIFEKFFRLDASRSSQTGGAGLGLAIAKEIVAAHGGTITAQSDKTKTIFTVTLPIGDV, from the coding sequence TTGGCTATAAAATTGAAGAATAGCAAAAAGGGCAATTACACAAACCTAAAAAGAGAACTCTTTTTCCGGTTGCTGCTGATTACGGTTGCCGCCACTGTGACCGTTTTTCTATTGCGCTCTATCCTGCGTGGGCAGATCGCAGATCGTATCGTCGAATTCTTAATCAATGCTTTTCATTTCGGAGATAGGGACGCACTGACAATTTATCAGCTGGTGATTCGCAACAATATGGACATGGTCGTTTTTGCTGTAATCCTGATATTTTTAGTTATCCTTTTTCGATTTTATGTTTCTTGGTTCACAAAATATTTCGATGAAATCAGCGCAGGGATGGATCATCTTGTTGAAGAATCGGAGGAAGATATTTCCCTCTCACCAGCAATGGACTTTATGGAAAATCGACTAAATACGCTGAAGAAAAGATTAGAGAAACGTACAAAGGATGCCCAAGAGGCTGAACGGCGTAAAAATGATTTGGTCGTTTATTTAGCGCATGACATCAAAACACCTCTAACTTCTGTTATTGGCTACCTTAGTTTATTAGATGAAGCTCCCGATATGCCGCCGGAACAAAAGGCAAAATATGTCGGAATTACATTAGAAAAAGCATATGCCCTTGAACAGCTTATTGACGAGTTTTTTGAAATTACAAGGTTTAATCTGCAATCCATTGTTTTAAGCAAGGGGAAAATCAATCTATCATTTATGTTACAACAAATATCAGATGAATTTTATCCAATGCTGACACCGCAAGGTAAAAAAACACTTGTCGATGCACCCGCTGGTTTATTCCTATGCGGAGATGCAGACAAGCTATCTCGCGTCTTCAACAATATTCTTAAAAATGCGATGGCGTATAGTTATCGCGATAGCACTATTTACATTAAAGCTGAACGCAAAACTGAAAATATGATCATCACCTTTACTAACGATGGCGACCCAATTCCTGCCGAAAAATTGGAGACAATCTTTGAGAAGTTTTTCCGGCTGGATGCCTCCCGCTCTTCGCAAACAGGAGGTGCGGGGTTGGGTTTGGCAATTGCTAAAGAAATTGTTGCCGCTCATGGAGGTACGATCACAGCACAAAGTGATAAAACCAAGACGATATTTACGGTTACTCTTCCAATTGGGGATGTATAA
- the vanW gene encoding glycopeptide resistance accessory protein VanW: MKRKRITQMFPFLVPLRVAQRKAFFYAGMRLDGHAYAKTIHGELLPYKLFSADNGLYNANTGFDMIYQENKVFNLKIAAKTLNGLLIKPGETFSFWRTVQHADKDTPYKDGLTVTDGILGTASGGGLCQMSNLLFWVFLNSPLTIVERHTHKVKDFPTMRGAEPEGVDATINEGWLDLKVKNETDITLQIGIAFDSANITGSLFTDKPMSSMYDIEGKDLSYFRNNGKVYQKISIYRREVAFDTREVLSESLLYENLCEIDYQLPEGTKILDRGEVTV; this comes from the coding sequence TTGAAAAGAAAACGAATTACGCAGATGTTCCCCTTTTTAGTGCCGTTACGCGTCGCGCAAAGAAAAGCGTTCTTTTACGCGGGTATGCGGTTGGATGGCCATGCTTACGCGAAAACAATACATGGTGAATTACTCCCATATAAGCTGTTTTCCGCAGATAACGGACTCTATAACGCCAATACGGGTTTTGACATGATTTATCAGGAAAACAAGGTTTTTAACTTGAAGATTGCCGCTAAGACGCTGAACGGTCTTTTGATAAAGCCGGGGGAAACCTTTTCGTTTTGGCGAACGGTACAGCACGCTGACAAAGATACGCCATACAAAGACGGCCTGACCGTAACCGATGGGATACTTGGCACTGCCTCGGGCGGCGGACTCTGCCAGATGAGCAACCTGCTGTTTTGGGTATTCCTGAACTCTCCGCTGACCATTGTCGAAAGGCATACACACAAAGTAAAAGACTTTCCCACGATGCGGGGTGCAGAACCGGAGGGCGTGGACGCCACGATCAACGAGGGCTGGCTTGACTTAAAAGTTAAAAACGAAACGGACATAACGCTTCAAATCGGCATCGCGTTTGACAGCGCGAACATTACAGGAAGTCTCTTTACAGATAAACCCATGTCGTCTATGTATGACATTGAGGGTAAAGACTTATCGTATTTCCGTAACAACGGAAAGGTATATCAAAAAATCTCTATTTACCGCCGCGAAGTAGCCTTTGATACGCGGGAAGTCCTGTCAGAAAGTCTGCTGTATGAAAACTTGTGCGAGATAGATTATCAGCTTCCTGAGGGAACGAAAATTCTCGATAGGGGAGAGGTAACAGTATGA
- the vanH gene encoding D-lactate dehydrogenase VanH gives MTSIGITVYGCERDEAAVFNELSPRFGVIPTMTSSAVSETNVMLANGNRCISVGHKYEVSEPILLALRESGVKYISTRSIGCNHIDMKAAKSIGIAVGNVVYSPGSVADYTLMLMLMTIRNAKSIVSRAENYDFRLDHVRGKELRDMTVGVLGTGHIGTAVIERLRGFGCRVLAHSHNKEAAANYVSLDELLRKSDILTIHVPLSSDTYHMIGHEQIEAMKPGAFLINTARGGLVDTDALIKALDNGKLGGAALDVLEGEEGLFYFDCIQKPIDNQFLLRLQKMSNVIITPHTAYYSGRALRDTVEKTLLNCLDFERGKCFD, from the coding sequence ATGACCAGTATCGGCATTACCGTCTATGGATGTGAGCGGGACGAGGCTGCCGTGTTCAATGAACTCTCGCCACGCTTTGGTGTCATCCCGACCATGACAAGCTCTGCCGTATCGGAAACCAACGTCATGTTGGCCAATGGCAATCGCTGTATCAGCGTGGGGCACAAATATGAGGTTTCCGAACCCATCCTTCTTGCGCTGAGGGAATCCGGCGTCAAATACATCTCTACCCGAAGCATCGGCTGCAATCACATAGATATGAAGGCCGCAAAGAGCATAGGTATCGCAGTTGGGAACGTCGTGTATTCACCAGGCAGCGTTGCCGACTATACGTTGATGCTGATGCTGATGACGATACGCAACGCAAAATCCATTGTGAGCCGTGCGGAAAACTATGACTTCAGGTTGGATCATGTCCGTGGAAAAGAATTGCGCGACATGACCGTTGGCGTGCTTGGGACCGGCCACATCGGAACAGCGGTTATTGAGCGGTTGCGAGGCTTTGGTTGTCGTGTGCTGGCGCACAGTCATAACAAAGAAGCGGCGGCAAATTATGTGTCCCTGGATGAACTACTGCGAAAAAGCGACATTCTTACTATTCATGTACCCCTTAGCTCGGACACCTATCATATGATCGGTCACGAACAGATCGAAGCAATGAAACCCGGCGCATTTCTGATCAATACAGCGCGAGGCGGCCTTGTGGATACTGACGCGCTAATCAAAGCGCTAGACAATGGAAAGTTGGGCGGTGCCGCGTTGGATGTGTTGGAAGGGGAAGAAGGACTTTTCTATTTTGATTGCATACAGAAACCGATTGACAATCAATTTTTGCTGCGACTCCAGAAGATGTCAAATGTAATCATCACGCCGCATACGGCGTACTATTCCGGACGGGCGTTGCGTGATACGGTCGAAAAAACGCTATTGAACTGTCTGGATTTCGAGAGGGGAAAATGCTTTGACTAA
- the vanA gene encoding D-alanine--(R)-lactate ligase has translation MTKLKIAILFGGCSEEHDVSVKSAKEVANNIDTEKYEPIYIGITRSGVWKMCEKPRTDWDNDNCRSAVLSPDKKMHGLLVMQNAGYQIQHIDAAFPVLHGKSGEDGAIQGLFELSGIPYVGCDIQSSAVCMDKSLTYMVTKNAGFDTPEFLILNHGDMPDSSTLAYPVFVKPARSGSSFGVNKVNDAHELDAAIAMARQYDSKVLIEQAIQGLEVGCAVLGNGPDLIVGEVDQISLSHGIFRIHQEEHPEQGSENAVISVPAALPTEKRAKIQETAKGIYAALGCKGLSRVDMFLQENGRITLNEVNTLPGFTAYSRYPRMMAAAGMTLSWLIDHLITLAFKGGQV, from the coding sequence TTGACTAAATTAAAAATTGCCATCCTGTTTGGGGGATGCTCAGAGGAACATGATGTGTCGGTGAAATCGGCGAAAGAGGTCGCCAATAACATCGACACAGAAAAGTATGAACCAATATACATCGGCATCACCCGATCCGGCGTTTGGAAAATGTGCGAAAAACCACGCACGGATTGGGACAACGACAACTGCCGTTCGGCAGTGCTTTCTCCCGACAAAAAAATGCACGGGCTACTTGTTATGCAGAATGCTGGATATCAAATTCAACACATAGATGCGGCATTTCCGGTGTTGCACGGCAAATCGGGTGAAGACGGTGCCATACAAGGTTTATTTGAATTGTCCGGCATCCCCTATGTAGGCTGCGACATTCAAAGCTCGGCGGTGTGTATGGACAAGTCTCTGACCTACATGGTGACCAAAAATGCTGGGTTCGACACTCCTGAATTCTTGATTTTGAATCATGGCGATATGCCGGATTCAAGCACTCTGGCATATCCCGTTTTTGTTAAACCGGCGCGTTCCGGCTCATCTTTCGGCGTGAACAAAGTCAACGACGCGCACGAATTGGATGCCGCCATTGCAATGGCAAGGCAATATGACAGCAAGGTTCTGATTGAACAAGCTATTCAGGGCCTTGAAGTCGGTTGTGCCGTATTGGGCAACGGTCCCGACCTGATTGTTGGGGAAGTGGACCAAATTTCACTCTCGCATGGTATCTTTCGCATTCATCAAGAAGAACACCCGGAACAAGGCTCCGAAAACGCGGTTATTTCGGTCCCCGCAGCCCTGCCTACAGAGAAACGCGCAAAGATACAAGAGACGGCAAAAGGAATCTATGCGGCGCTCGGCTGTAAGGGGCTTTCTCGTGTCGACATGTTTTTACAGGAAAACGGACGCATCACGCTTAATGAAGTCAATACTTTGCCGGGGTTCACGGCATACAGCCGGTATCCTCGTATGATGGCTGCTGCGGGGATGACACTTTCCTGGCTAATTGATCATCTCATCACACTGGCATTCAAAGGCGGACAAGTATGA
- the vanX gene encoding D-Ala-D-Ala dipeptidase VanX produces the protein MKKDFVFLDEILHGVRWDSKYATWDNFTGKPVDGYEVNRIVGTHALAEALLEVQGKATALGYGLLLWDGYRPQRAVNCFLHWSAQPEDGLTKEKHYPNIDRTEMITKGYVASKSGHSRGSAIDLTLYRFDTNTLVPMGSDFDFMDERSHHTSKAIPSNEVENRRLLCTLMESSGFESYVYEWWHYVLKNEPYPNSYFDFPISNTLIARERE, from the coding sequence ATGAAAAAAGACTTTGTTTTCTTAGATGAAATACTGCACGGAGTTCGTTGGGACTCCAAGTACGCCACGTGGGACAACTTTACTGGAAAACCGGTAGACGGGTATGAAGTCAACCGCATAGTGGGAACCCACGCTTTGGCTGAGGCGCTGCTGGAGGTGCAGGGAAAAGCAACTGCTCTAGGATACGGCTTGCTTCTCTGGGATGGTTACCGTCCTCAACGCGCGGTAAACTGTTTTTTGCATTGGTCTGCGCAGCCGGAAGATGGTCTTACAAAAGAGAAACATTATCCCAATATAGATCGAACCGAGATGATTACAAAGGGATATGTGGCGTCAAAATCAGGCCATAGTCGTGGCAGCGCAATTGATCTTACGCTTTATCGATTCGATACGAATACGCTTGTCCCTATGGGAAGCGACTTCGATTTTATGGATGAACGTTCACACCATACGTCAAAAGCAATCCCAAGCAATGAGGTGGAAAATCGGCGGTTATTATGCACACTCATGGAATCCAGCGGATTCGAGTCATATGTATATGAATGGTGGCACTACGTACTAAAAAACGAACCATACCCCAACAGCTATTTTGATTTCCCCATTTCAAATACTTTGATTGCTAGAGAGCGTGAGTGA